Proteins from a genomic interval of Polaribacter sejongensis:
- a CDS encoding prephenate dehydratase, giving the protein MNKIIAIQGAEGSNHHKVARNFYGTTIQLKECMSFDELVASLLDNTADLGIMALENTIAGSIIPNYALIDNKNLHIIDEEYLNIHHHLMALKGQKIEDIKEVWSHPMALLQCKEFFKKYPHIKLVEDVDTAEVAKRISKENLVGIAAIAPKIAAEIFSLEILEDELQTIKDNSTRFVIVQTTKPEVNKEVNKASLKFQLNHKRGSLAAILNVLSDCKMNLTKIQSLPVIETPWKYSFFVDVTFEEYSEYEKAKAIIEIMAEEFKILGVYKNGRK; this is encoded by the coding sequence ATTAAAAGAATGTATGTCTTTTGATGAGTTGGTAGCTAGTTTGCTAGACAATACCGCAGATTTGGGTATTATGGCTTTAGAGAATACCATTGCGGGGTCTATAATTCCTAATTATGCATTAATTGATAATAAAAATTTACACATAATAGATGAAGAATATTTGAATATTCATCATCATTTAATGGCTTTAAAAGGTCAGAAAATAGAAGATATTAAAGAGGTTTGGTCGCATCCAATGGCATTGTTACAATGTAAAGAGTTTTTTAAAAAATATCCACATATAAAACTAGTGGAAGATGTTGATACTGCTGAGGTTGCTAAAAGAATTTCGAAAGAAAATTTAGTAGGTATTGCAGCAATTGCTCCTAAAATAGCTGCAGAAATTTTTAGTTTAGAAATTCTTGAAGATGAACTTCAAACTATAAAAGATAATTCTACACGTTTTGTAATTGTACAAACTACTAAACCAGAAGTTAATAAAGAAGTTAATAAAGCTTCTTTAAAATTTCAGCTAAACCATAAAAGAGGAAGTTTGGCTGCTATTTTAAATGTGTTGAGTGATTGCAAAATGAACTTAACCAAAATACAGTCTTTACCAGTAATAGAAACTCCATGGAAATATTCATTTTTTGTAGATGTTACTTTTGAAGAATATAGTGAGTACGAAAAAGCAAAAGCGATTATAGAAATAATGGCAGAAGAATTCAAAATTTTAGGAGTTTATAAAAACGGTAGAAAATAG
- a CDS encoding pyridoxal phosphate-dependent aminotransferase, with the protein MIQPAKRLDTVQEYYFSKKLREVRGLAAAGKPIINMGIGSPDLQPPTEVLEAIQNSLGDASAHKYQSYQGLPELRNAIATFYKNKFSVDSNPENEILPLMGSKEGIMHISMAFLNEGDKVLIPNPGYPTYTSVTKLVGAEPLFYNLSDETNWQPDFTALEAQDLSDVKIMWVNYPHMPTGTNATLETFEKLVAFGKKHHILIINDNPYSFILNDNPISILQVEGAKDIALELNSLSKTFNMAGWRVGMLLGNATFINEVLKVKSNMDSGMFYGIQKGAIEALQLSDDWFLAQNKIYEERRNLIWQLADKLDAVYSKNSTGLFVWAKIPEGKKSEEVTDAVLYDNDIFITPGTIFGSQGEGYIRFSLCVTTDVIKEAISRFDK; encoded by the coding sequence ATGATACAACCAGCTAAAAGATTAGATACAGTGCAAGAATACTATTTCTCTAAAAAATTAAGAGAAGTTAGAGGATTAGCAGCAGCAGGAAAACCAATTATCAATATGGGAATTGGGTCTCCAGATTTGCAGCCACCAACAGAAGTTTTAGAAGCAATTCAAAATAGTCTAGGTGATGCAAGTGCACATAAATATCAATCCTATCAGGGCTTACCAGAATTAAGAAATGCAATTGCTACTTTTTATAAAAACAAGTTTTCTGTAGATTCAAATCCAGAAAATGAGATTTTACCATTAATGGGAAGTAAAGAAGGGATTATGCATATTTCTATGGCTTTTTTAAACGAAGGCGATAAAGTATTAATTCCAAACCCTGGGTATCCAACATATACATCGGTAACAAAATTAGTTGGTGCAGAACCACTTTTTTATAATTTAAGTGATGAAACTAATTGGCAACCAGATTTTACAGCATTAGAAGCACAAGATTTAAGTGATGTAAAAATTATGTGGGTAAATTATCCGCACATGCCAACAGGAACAAATGCAACTTTAGAAACGTTTGAAAAACTAGTGGCTTTTGGTAAAAAGCATCATATTTTAATTATAAATGACAATCCGTATAGTTTTATTTTAAACGATAATCCTATCAGTATTTTACAAGTAGAAGGCGCAAAAGACATTGCTTTAGAATTAAACTCTTTAAGTAAAACTTTTAATATGGCAGGTTGGCGTGTTGGTATGTTGTTAGGAAACGCAACATTTATCAACGAAGTTTTAAAAGTAAAATCGAATATGGATTCTGGTATGTTTTACGGAATTCAAAAAGGAGCTATAGAAGCCTTACAATTATCTGATGACTGGTTTTTAGCTCAAAATAAAATTTACGAAGAACGTAGAAATTTAATTTGGCAATTGGCAGATAAGTTAGATGCTGTTTATAGTAAAAATTCAACAGGATTGTTTGTTTGGGCAAAAATTCCCGAAGGAAAAAAATCTGAAGAAGTTACAGATGCAGTTTTATATGATAACGATATTTTTATTACTCCAGGAACCATTTTTGGATCTCAAGGAGAAGGATATATCCGTTTTTCATTATGTGTAACAACAGATGTAATTAAAGAAGCAATTAGCAGGTTTGATAAATAA
- a CDS encoding prephenate dehydrogenase codes for MKNIYMIGIGLIGGSFAIDIKNNNPDVVIHGIDINESHLDEALKLGVIQKKATLDDIENADLVIISIPVDATAKLLPTILDKISDDGLVVDAGSTKEAICKVVEHHPKRRNFLAAHPIAGTENSGPTAAISGLYVGKTNIICEVEKTTFKLQEKALKLFTDIGMRIRYMDPVSHDKHIAYVSHLSHISAFMLGKTVIDKERNERDIFDMAGSGFRSTVRLAKSSPAMWTPIFEQNKENVIETLEEYINNLQHFKELMQKDRFSEIFSEMENTNHIKQILNGIK; via the coding sequence ATGAAAAATATATACATGATTGGTATTGGTTTAATAGGCGGTAGTTTTGCTATCGATATTAAAAATAACAATCCGGATGTTGTAATTCACGGAATCGATATTAATGAAAGTCATTTAGACGAAGCGCTAAAATTAGGAGTAATTCAAAAGAAAGCAACTTTAGACGATATAGAAAATGCAGACTTGGTAATTATATCAATTCCTGTTGATGCAACTGCAAAATTATTGCCAACAATATTAGATAAAATTTCTGATGATGGTTTGGTTGTAGATGCAGGATCCACAAAAGAAGCAATTTGTAAAGTGGTTGAACATCATCCAAAAAGAAGAAATTTTTTGGCAGCGCATCCAATTGCAGGAACAGAGAATTCTGGACCAACAGCAGCTATATCCGGCTTATACGTTGGAAAAACGAATATTATCTGCGAAGTAGAAAAGACAACTTTTAAATTGCAAGAGAAAGCTTTAAAGCTTTTTACAGACATTGGAATGCGTATTCGTTACATGGACCCAGTTTCTCATGACAAGCATATTGCGTATGTTTCGCACTTATCTCACATAAGCGCATTTATGTTGGGTAAAACGGTGATAGATAAAGAAAGAAATGAACGTGATATTTTTGATATGGCGGGTTCAGGATTTAGATCTACAGTGCGTCTGGCAAAAAGTTCGCCAGCAATGTGGACACCAATTTTTGAACAAAATAAAGAAAACGTAATAGAAACGTTAGAAGAGTACATCAATAATTTACAACATTTTAAAGAGTTGATGCAAAAAGATAGGTTCTCTGAAATTTTTAGCGAAATGGAGAATACAAATCACATAAAACAAATTTTAAACGGCATAAAATAA
- a CDS encoding bifunctional 3-deoxy-7-phosphoheptulonate synthase/chorismate mutase type II, with product MENTKELRTWLDDMKLNHPLVIAGPCSAETEEQVLKIAHELKDSDVSYFRAGIWKPRTRPGMFEGVGEIGLHWLKKVKEETGMKTCTEVANAAHVKLALEHDVDLLWIGARSTVSPFIMQEIADALAGTDKIVLVKNPVNPDLALWLGGIERLYTAGIKNLGAIHRGFSTYEKSKYRNTPEWQLAIEFQNKFPDLPLINDPSHITGKRDMIFDVCQTALDLNFDGLMIETHYDPENAWSDAAQQVTPDALKQIMQDLKVKKETETAVSYREPLENLRAQINVVDDQLIDLLGKRMQVADKIGQLKKDQNVAVLQSRRWNEILGNMVMEGSSKGLSEEFVLKMFKAIHQESIVHQEKIING from the coding sequence ATGGAGAATACAAAAGAATTGAGAACATGGTTGGACGATATGAAATTAAATCATCCACTAGTAATAGCAGGGCCTTGTAGTGCAGAAACCGAAGAACAGGTTTTAAAGATTGCACACGAACTAAAAGATTCTGATGTAAGCTATTTTAGAGCAGGAATATGGAAACCAAGAACAAGACCAGGAATGTTTGAAGGTGTTGGTGAAATTGGTTTACACTGGTTAAAGAAAGTAAAAGAAGAGACAGGTATGAAAACCTGTACAGAAGTTGCAAATGCAGCCCACGTAAAATTAGCTTTAGAGCACGATGTAGATTTATTATGGATTGGTGCACGTTCTACTGTATCACCTTTTATCATGCAAGAAATTGCAGATGCATTAGCAGGTACAGATAAGATTGTATTGGTTAAAAATCCAGTAAATCCAGATTTAGCTTTATGGTTAGGTGGTATCGAAAGATTATATACTGCAGGAATCAAAAACTTAGGAGCAATCCACAGAGGATTTTCAACGTATGAAAAATCTAAATATAGAAATACTCCAGAATGGCAATTAGCTATTGAGTTTCAAAATAAATTTCCAGACTTACCATTAATCAACGATCCTTCTCATATTACAGGGAAAAGAGACATGATTTTTGATGTTTGTCAGACTGCTTTAGATTTAAACTTTGATGGTTTAATGATAGAAACTCATTATGACCCAGAAAACGCTTGGTCTGATGCTGCACAACAAGTTACGCCAGATGCTTTAAAGCAAATAATGCAAGACTTAAAAGTTAAAAAAGAAACTGAAACTGCAGTTAGTTACAGAGAACCTTTAGAAAACTTAAGAGCTCAAATTAATGTGGTAGACGATCAATTAATCGATTTATTAGGTAAAAGAATGCAAGTTGCCGATAAAATTGGTCAATTAAAGAAAGATCAAAACGTAGCCGTTTTACAATCACGTCGTTGGAACGAGATTTTAGGAAACATGGTTATGGAAGGTAGTAGTAAAGGTTTAAGTGAAGAATTTGTTTTAAAAATGTTTAAAGCAATTCACCAAGAATCTATCGTTCACCAAGAAAAAATTATCAACGGATAA
- the rsgA gene encoding ribosome small subunit-dependent GTPase A, translated as MKGIVYKSTGSWYQVKADNGEFYKCRIKGKFRIKDIKSTNPIAVGDKVVFDLEKKNDEETGVIKKILDRDNFIVRKSVNLSKQIHIIASNIDQVFLLITINNPPTFTTFIDRFLVATRAYRIDTILVFNKIDSYQLEERAEILYLKDIYEAIGYRCVEVSSTQNKNVDTIKEIMLGKTSMFVGHSGVGKSTLVNAIEPSLNLKTKEISDQHNQGKHTTTFAEMFDLSFDARIIDTPGIKGFGVVDIDKYELGDYFPEFFALKQDCKFNNCIHTKEPQCAVKEALEEERVSWSRYKSYLQILSGDEEKEHFRTDVWNEEDNEE; from the coding sequence ATGAAAGGAATCGTATACAAATCTACAGGAAGTTGGTATCAAGTAAAAGCTGATAACGGAGAATTTTACAAATGTAGAATTAAAGGAAAATTCAGAATAAAAGACATCAAAAGTACCAACCCAATTGCGGTTGGCGATAAAGTTGTGTTCGATTTAGAGAAAAAGAATGATGAAGAAACAGGTGTCATCAAAAAGATTTTAGATAGAGACAATTTTATTGTTAGAAAATCTGTAAATCTTTCTAAACAGATCCACATAATTGCTTCTAATATAGACCAGGTTTTCTTATTAATTACTATTAACAATCCGCCTACATTTACCACATTTATAGACCGATTTTTAGTAGCAACTAGAGCATATCGAATAGATACGATTTTAGTCTTTAATAAAATAGATTCTTATCAACTAGAAGAGCGTGCAGAAATTTTATACTTAAAAGATATTTACGAAGCTATTGGGTATCGTTGTGTAGAAGTTTCATCTACACAAAATAAAAATGTAGATACTATTAAAGAAATAATGCTAGGTAAAACATCTATGTTTGTTGGGCATTCTGGGGTTGGTAAATCTACATTAGTAAATGCTATAGAACCTTCTTTAAACTTAAAAACAAAAGAAATTTCCGACCAACACAATCAAGGTAAACATACTACTACTTTCGCAGAAATGTTCGATTTAAGTTTCGATGCAAGAATAATAGACACACCAGGTATTAAAGGTTTTGGAGTGGTAGATATTGATAAATATGAATTAGGAGATTATTTTCCTGAGTTTTTTGCCTTAAAGCAAGACTGTAAATTCAATAATTGTATTCATACCAAAGAACCACAATGTGCTGTAAAAGAAGCGTTAGAAGAAGAGCGTGTTTCTTGGTCTCGTTATAAAAGTTACCTTCAAATTTTAAGTGGAGATGAGGAAAAAGAACATTTTAGAACAGATGTTTGGAACGAAGAAGATAATGAAGAGTAA
- the dtd gene encoding D-aminoacyl-tRNA deacylase: MKIVIQRVSEASVTIDENKVSEIKNGLLVLLGIVDDDAQEDINFLVRKTANLRIFNDENEVMNKSLIDVDGEVIVVSQFTLQASTKKGNRPSYIKAARPEVAIPLYENFVATLEKELGKKVQTGQFGADMKVALVNDGPVTIIIDSKNKE, from the coding sequence ATGAAAATTGTAATTCAAAGAGTATCGGAAGCTAGTGTAACTATTGATGAGAATAAAGTTTCGGAAATAAAAAACGGACTTTTAGTTTTATTAGGTATTGTTGATGATGATGCACAAGAAGATATTAATTTCTTGGTTCGAAAAACAGCCAATCTTCGCATTTTTAATGATGAAAATGAGGTGATGAACAAATCACTTATAGATGTTGATGGCGAAGTAATTGTTGTAAGTCAGTTTACGTTACAGGCATCTACCAAAAAAGGAAACAGACCCAGTTATATTAAGGCAGCAAGACCAGAAGTAGCCATTCCGTTGTATGAGAATTTTGTAGCAACCTTAGAAAAAGAACTCGGTAAAAAAGTACAAACAGGTCAGTTTGGTGCAGATATGAAAGTTGCTTTGGTAAATGATGGTCCGGTTACAATTATCATTGACTCTAAAAATAAAGAGTAA
- a CDS encoding YceI family protein has protein sequence MKRIVLSLVLVASVLTACKGEKKEKVEAKEAVKVEVNVAERNNVDTSVSVLNWAGSKPGGAHNGTIALKSGGLLIEEGKLTSGEFVIDMTSIVNLDIPADKKGNAKLVGHLTSADFFDVATYPTSSFVITSVKEVEGKLAVTGNLQIKDVTKSITIPATISTENGVTVFTSETFNVDRADFNVKYGSKSFFDDLQDKFIDDIMTFSFVVKTKA, from the coding sequence ATGAAAAGAATAGTTTTATCATTAGTATTAGTAGCATCAGTTTTAACTGCATGTAAAGGAGAAAAGAAAGAAAAAGTAGAAGCTAAAGAAGCTGTAAAAGTAGAAGTTAATGTAGCTGAACGAAATAATGTTGATACTTCTGTATCTGTTTTAAATTGGGCAGGATCAAAACCAGGAGGAGCACATAACGGAACTATAGCTTTAAAAAGTGGAGGTTTATTAATAGAAGAAGGTAAACTTACTAGTGGTGAGTTTGTTATTGATATGACTTCTATTGTAAATTTAGATATCCCTGCAGATAAAAAAGGAAACGCTAAATTAGTAGGACATTTAACTAGTGCAGACTTTTTTGATGTAGCTACATACCCAACATCTAGTTTTGTAATTACAAGCGTAAAAGAAGTTGAAGGGAAATTAGCTGTTACTGGAAATTTACAAATTAAAGATGTAACTAAAAGTATTACAATACCTGCAACAATTTCTACTGAAAACGGAGTAACAGTATTTACAAGTGAAACTTTTAATGTAGATAGAGCAGATTTTAACGTAAAATATGGTTCAAAATCTTTCTTTGATGATTTACAAGATAAATTTATAGATGATATTATGACTTTCTCTTTTGTTGTAAAAACGAAAGCGTAA
- a CDS encoding DUF3857 domain-containing protein, whose translation MKKFITLCLFISLFSITTTFSQKENYTSLLIPSALKEDANAVVRDNSLEITIEDVDAMTVFKKEVITVLNKLGDNYVSMSAHYDDDTKITELSATIYDAFGSEIKKYKERDFLDVSAVSGGTLYSDSRVKYVDYTPISYPYTVVFESEYKTSSTGFIPSWFPVESYFLSIEKSSYKLLNPKHFTIRKKEKNFHSYSIENTSTAFNVNYAIKNQKVVKYENNAPLSIDIMPHLLVGVNQFALKKIVGEATNWSEFGKWRYDYLKNGNDELSEAIKAKVRLLVEGVTEPIEKAKIVYAFMQNKTRYISVQEGVGGWMPIPANEVDKVGYGDCKGLTNYTKTLLDAVGVKSHYAVIWAGADQRDVEKDFFGMQGNHVILNIPNNGNDIWLECTSQTIPFGFLGDFTDDRNVLVMTPEGGIIKRTPAYKDETNLQEIKATIQLEKNGSLSASLNRVSNGIKYDDKSHYERFTEEELVKNYKSNVWDYNNNLEITDVDLLNDKEKVVFKEDLKMTVKSYASVNEQEYLFRVNVFNKNSFVPKRYRSRKLPLKISRGYKDDTRYEFKLPEGYVLSSLPSEKVLSTKFGAYKVTFTKIDDTTFTYHKSMVIKAGVYLKEDYSEYRNFRKSIAKYEKLRIAITQK comes from the coding sequence ATGAAAAAGTTTATTACCCTATGTCTATTTATTTCCCTATTTTCAATAACCACTACTTTTAGTCAAAAAGAAAACTACACTTCCTTATTAATTCCCAGTGCTTTAAAAGAAGATGCAAATGCAGTTGTTAGAGACAATTCTTTAGAAATTACTATTGAAGATGTAGATGCAATGACGGTGTTTAAAAAAGAAGTAATTACTGTTTTAAATAAATTGGGAGACAATTATGTTAGTATGTCTGCTCATTATGATGACGATACAAAAATAACAGAACTTTCCGCTACTATTTATGATGCTTTTGGTAGTGAGATTAAAAAGTATAAGGAAAGAGATTTTTTAGATGTAAGTGCTGTAAGTGGAGGAACTTTGTATTCTGATTCTAGAGTAAAATATGTAGATTATACACCAATTTCTTATCCGTACACAGTAGTTTTTGAATCTGAATATAAAACATCTTCAACAGGTTTTATTCCTAGTTGGTTTCCCGTAGAAAGTTATTTTTTATCCATCGAAAAAAGTAGCTACAAACTTCTAAATCCGAAACATTTTACCATCAGAAAAAAAGAGAAAAACTTTCATTCTTATTCTATAGAAAATACTTCTACGGCGTTTAATGTAAACTACGCCATAAAGAATCAAAAAGTGGTGAAATATGAAAACAATGCGCCTTTATCTATAGATATTATGCCTCATTTATTGGTTGGCGTAAATCAATTTGCTTTAAAAAAAATAGTGGGAGAAGCAACTAATTGGAGTGAGTTTGGCAAGTGGCGTTATGATTATTTAAAAAATGGAAATGACGAACTGTCTGAGGCTATAAAAGCAAAGGTTAGACTATTGGTAGAAGGTGTTACAGAACCAATAGAAAAAGCCAAAATTGTCTATGCTTTTATGCAAAATAAAACACGCTATATAAGTGTGCAAGAAGGTGTTGGTGGTTGGATGCCAATACCTGCTAATGAAGTAGATAAAGTTGGTTATGGAGATTGTAAAGGATTAACGAATTATACCAAAACACTATTAGATGCAGTTGGCGTAAAATCTCATTATGCAGTAATTTGGGCAGGAGCAGATCAACGAGATGTAGAAAAGGATTTTTTTGGAATGCAAGGAAATCATGTAATCTTAAACATACCAAATAATGGAAATGATATTTGGTTAGAATGTACCAGTCAAACAATTCCGTTTGGTTTTTTAGGAGATTTTACAGATGACAGAAATGTTTTGGTAATGACGCCAGAAGGAGGTATTATTAAACGAACACCAGCGTATAAAGACGAAACAAACCTTCAAGAAATAAAAGCTACTATTCAGCTAGAAAAAAACGGGAGTTTATCTGCTAGTTTAAATAGAGTTTCTAACGGGATTAAATATGATGACAAATCGCATTATGAGAGATTTACCGAAGAAGAGCTTGTTAAGAATTACAAATCTAACGTTTGGGACTATAATAATAACTTAGAAATAACGGATGTAGATTTACTAAATGATAAAGAAAAAGTAGTCTTTAAAGAAGATCTAAAGATGACTGTTAAAAGTTATGCTTCTGTAAATGAACAAGAATATCTATTTAGAGTAAATGTTTTTAATAAAAATAGCTTTGTACCTAAAAGATATAGAAGTAGAAAATTGCCTTTAAAAATTTCTAGAGGTTATAAAGATGATACAAGGTATGAGTTTAAGCTACCAGAAGGATATGTCTTAAGTAGTTTACCTTCAGAAAAAGTGCTTTCTACAAAATTTGGAGCCTACAAAGTAACTTTTACTAAAATTGATGATACCACTTTTACCTATCATAAGTCCATGGTTATTAAGGCAGGTGTTTATCTGAAAGAAGATTATAGTGAGTATCGAAATTTCCGAAAAAGTATTGCTAAATATGAAAAATTAAGAATTGCAATCACCCAAAAATAG
- the nhaC gene encoding Na+/H+ antiporter NhaC translates to MPEDKNLSEINIEDQKIIENKELNIWEALLPVFALVGMLFYNVFFVYGDDALSGSNQFLLIMGAAVAALVGFKNKVSYKQMIDEVSENLKSTSGAILILLMVGALAGTWLISGIIPSMIYYGLQILNPTIFLAASVVICAIISVATGSSWTTSATVGIALVGIGNTLGISAGMTAGAVLSGAYFGDKMSPLSDTTNLAPTMAGGDLFTHIKYMSLTTVPTILITLLVFIIIGFSIETTGTPDISDKLAAIDGAFNISPWLFIVPVTVIVLIIKKTEPLIALLAGTLLAGVVAVIAQPHIVMNVAGAESLTFNSAYKGVMNAITVDTSVETTSKELNDLFSAGGMNGMLGTIWLIICAMVFGGVMDAIGALARISKALLSLASSVFGLFASTVASCLALNITASDQYLAIVIPGKMFKKAYEDKGLAPENLSRTLEDSGTVTSVLIPWNTCGAYQSGVLGVSVSEYFFFAVFNWLSPIMTLIFAAFNIKIKQLVKK, encoded by the coding sequence ATGCCAGAGGATAAAAATCTTTCAGAAATAAATATTGAAGATCAAAAAATTATTGAAAATAAAGAACTTAATATTTGGGAGGCTTTGCTTCCTGTTTTTGCCTTGGTTGGTATGTTGTTTTACAACGTGTTTTTTGTATATGGAGATGATGCTTTAAGTGGTAGTAATCAATTTCTATTAATAATGGGTGCGGCTGTTGCGGCACTTGTTGGTTTTAAAAATAAGGTTTCTTATAAACAAATGATTGATGAAGTTTCAGAAAATTTAAAATCTACTTCTGGTGCAATATTAATTTTATTAATGGTTGGTGCACTCGCAGGAACCTGGTTAATAAGTGGTATTATCCCTTCAATGATTTATTATGGGTTACAGATTTTAAATCCAACAATATTTTTAGCAGCTTCCGTAGTTATATGTGCAATTATTTCTGTGGCAACTGGTAGTTCTTGGACAACCTCTGCAACAGTAGGTATTGCTTTAGTTGGTATTGGTAATACCCTAGGTATTTCTGCAGGTATGACGGCAGGTGCGGTTTTATCTGGTGCTTATTTTGGAGATAAAATGTCTCCATTATCAGATACCACAAATCTTGCGCCAACAATGGCAGGAGGAGATTTGTTTACACACATAAAATATATGTCGTTAACAACAGTGCCAACAATTTTAATTACATTATTGGTTTTTATAATTATTGGTTTTTCAATAGAAACTACAGGTACACCAGATATATCAGATAAATTAGCGGCTATCGATGGTGCTTTTAATATTTCTCCTTGGTTATTTATAGTTCCTGTTACTGTAATTGTTCTAATTATAAAAAAAACAGAGCCTTTAATAGCGTTATTAGCGGGTACTTTATTAGCAGGTGTTGTTGCTGTAATTGCACAGCCACATATAGTAATGAACGTAGCTGGTGCAGAATCTTTAACTTTTAATTCGGCTTATAAAGGAGTTATGAATGCAATAACTGTAGATACCTCAGTAGAAACTACCAGTAAAGAATTGAATGATTTATTTTCAGCTGGAGGAATGAATGGTATGTTAGGTACGATTTGGTTGATCATTTGTGCAATGGTTTTTGGTGGGGTTATGGATGCTATCGGTGCACTGGCTAGAATTAGTAAAGCATTATTAAGTTTGGCAAGTTCTGTTTTTGGTCTTTTTGCAAGTACGGTTGCAAGTTGTTTGGCTTTAAATATTACAGCTTCAGATCAATATTTAGCAATTGTAATTCCGGGTAAAATGTTTAAAAAAGCCTATGAAGACAAAGGTTTGGCGCCAGAAAACTTAAGTAGAACTTTAGAAGATTCTGGTACAGTAACTTCTGTTTTAATACCTTGGAATACCTGTGGAGCTTATCAATCTGGGGTTTTAGGTGTAAGCGTTTCTGAATACTTCTTCTTTGCTGTTTTTAATTGGTTGAGTCCTATTATGACATTAATTTTTGCTGCTTTCAATATTAAAATTAAACAGCTTGTTAAAAAATAA
- a CDS encoding GNAT family N-acetyltransferase — protein sequence MLKNNTIVVATISDAKILTEVALKSKAFWGYSNELIEGWRADLTVTSRTIQTCQVYKYMINDEVVGFYVLNTPNEELVKLEMLFVLPLFIGKGIGKELLEHALNKAIISNANKIELVADPNAIPFYKSQGFLVKEQIGSAILGRFLSLMQKDLKQ from the coding sequence TTGTTAAAAAATAATACAATAGTTGTTGCAACTATTTCTGATGCAAAAATACTTACTGAAGTTGCTTTAAAATCGAAAGCTTTTTGGGGCTATTCTAATGAGTTGATAGAAGGTTGGCGAGCAGATCTTACGGTAACCTCTAGAACGATACAAACTTGCCAAGTGTATAAGTATATGATTAATGACGAAGTTGTTGGTTTTTATGTTTTAAATACTCCAAATGAAGAACTGGTAAAATTAGAAATGTTATTTGTTTTACCTCTTTTTATAGGTAAAGGAATCGGGAAAGAATTATTAGAGCATGCTTTAAACAAAGCAATAATTTCTAATGCAAACAAGATAGAATTAGTGGCAGACCCAAATGCAATTCCTTTTTATAAATCGCAAGGGTTTCTAGTGAAAGAACAAATAGGTAGTGCTATTTTAGGTCGTTTTTTGTCTTTAATGCAAAAAGATTTAAAACAATAG